From Pseudoalteromonas rubra, one genomic window encodes:
- a CDS encoding ATP-binding protein has protein sequence MPVTSVLCLTQTLRYGFSLTVSLAVKLLLCVLFAQKVLATTLKIENIATYNGLNTPQIYAVSKDQQGFMWFGSADGIKRYDGYQFSNFKHNPNDPHSLSADSVSVLLFDTRGRLWAGTWGGGLNLFLGAQLGFQHFRHNPNDAQSLGADKVQALFESADGSLWIGTNGGGLNRLKADGSGFERFIHEPGNPASLGNNRVWSITEDNAGNIWCGTSDGLYRLNRQSGQFSAFKMAPHSLDHPEIRQVSVAADGRLWVATRTSFGRFDPDTQRFHTYQLNEHNLPSVSSLLHHQGDILLSTFAGIYRFSPIQDKFIPTAQDGKLALLQNRDVRQVLIDQTGLMWAATRYSGVIKVFPHPPAFKAWHHFLADQQLSGLFNQVLSMTQATEDGVWLGTGRGLVHFDGHGQFTPFASPEELTGDYRLRVHHLNRDTDSQLYAGTNFGLFKVDELNRVLTPFMPPGVRESSPVDYINFDTHGWLWLIIAGERRVTRWHPPSGEVQHFLPNTDPTFVLIDSDDQVWVGSDGDGLFRLSPDLTQIQHYLPDNTPTSLGGRHINQGIQSGRDLWFASNNGITRYALDQGQFRRFNNTTSQANFAVKSIVADELGLLWLATSGGVFQLDPLSGIFHQFTTHDGLGNNHFLARSFVTFDEQILFGSIDGITGFNPLTVYVNISAPPMVFTHADLDGERLDKLDTGIEFTHRDRNLAVHFAALDYHATEDNRYRYKLLGHDTDWSAITDTPRASYRSLPPGKYVLQVLGSNNHGVWNDTPIGLQIISLPAWYETLWFKVLLPAVLIISIVTIVHIRERRLRLASLKLEQKVAQRTQDLVVLGEVGKEVAATYDMKVICETIYQHLKQTLPCEFCAVGIYHRDQQSIDYIYAVQDDEPFSALISKLTTSRGADVYCVQEATQVYAASPQDWQKLALNAADNLNGTATQSVFCAPLVVDGEVLGVFTLQFNHQHALTRAQRAILRVVANHLAVALANSLSYGELKEAEQRLELAMSGANAGTWEWDISSGQLITNEVWSEMLGYQCEELEQRYGPSIARWHQLIHPDDLSATEDALLVHARGDSNTFRHEMRMKCADGSWKWILSIGRSVVAKHGPDGKEVFGIHMDISDAKALQVALQKAKDKAESATQAKSDFLSNMSHEIRTPMNAIIGMSYLALQTTLNRQQRNYVEKINRSAESLLGIINDILDFSKIEAGRLDIEAIEFDLEETLTQSIDLLAIKAREKDIELCVMLDPGIPARLIGDPLRISQILLNLGSNAIKFTDEGGDVIIDVSPQAGDKETLTLAFAVIDTGIGMTEEQQQKLFKSFSQADTSTTRKYGGTGLGLAICKKLVELMGGQISCQSIAGEGSTFAFEIVVQLCDCNNATLPALSVQHAIIVDDNQYAAATLKRYLHAFEISAEPVSKDCLNEDAEALVNAQFILADSRCVDALPDPLRAKLPIVLLNHNGDSKEADVNYTLSKPVFPKPLAACLLSLFGDTSTYEQHDTTTDEQPDSVAGAHLLLVEDNDLNQELAIALLEKNGIRVDVAEHGQLALEMLQQRDYDGVLMDCQMPVMDGYSATEAIRQQTRWQDLPVIAMTASVMLDNRQKALECGMNDIIEKPLNPRKMFATLARWITPAQPTNISTSSERLPSVKPDEPGNLSTITGLDTQAGLTISEGDIALYKKLLMRFCDKQAQFAHAFTDAQAQTDVDPQGPMRCAHTLKGSAGNIGAVQVAQLAAELETASANNAPVQPILDELLINLTALIDAIKLSLNELQASEHSSETSLPANAHQDIDIAALLAELKGMISDSDMDASDRADTLLEALSGTPQQALAEQLFTQIEGFDFDGADETLTALDQQLTD, from the coding sequence ATGCCCGTCACCTCAGTTTTATGCCTGACCCAAACACTGCGCTACGGTTTTTCACTCACTGTTAGTTTAGCGGTGAAATTGCTCTTGTGTGTGCTATTCGCTCAAAAAGTGCTGGCCACGACACTGAAAATTGAGAATATCGCCACTTATAATGGCTTGAATACCCCGCAGATTTACGCTGTAAGTAAAGATCAGCAAGGGTTTATGTGGTTTGGCAGCGCCGACGGCATTAAACGCTATGATGGCTATCAGTTTAGTAACTTTAAACACAATCCGAACGATCCTCACTCACTGTCTGCTGACAGTGTCAGTGTCTTACTATTTGATACCCGTGGCCGTTTATGGGCTGGCACCTGGGGCGGTGGCCTGAATCTGTTTTTAGGGGCTCAGCTAGGATTTCAGCACTTTCGTCATAACCCGAATGATGCACAGTCTCTTGGGGCAGACAAAGTGCAGGCCCTATTTGAAAGTGCGGATGGCAGCCTGTGGATTGGTACCAATGGCGGCGGTCTTAACCGTCTCAAAGCAGATGGCAGCGGATTTGAGCGTTTTATCCATGAGCCAGGCAACCCCGCAAGCCTGGGTAATAACCGGGTATGGAGTATTACAGAGGACAATGCGGGCAATATTTGGTGTGGTACCTCAGATGGACTTTACCGACTTAACCGCCAAAGTGGCCAGTTTAGTGCATTTAAAATGGCACCCCACTCACTCGACCATCCTGAGATCAGGCAGGTTTCCGTTGCCGCCGATGGCCGACTGTGGGTAGCCACGCGCACGAGCTTTGGCCGCTTTGATCCGGACACACAGCGTTTTCATACCTATCAGCTCAATGAACACAACCTGCCGAGCGTATCCAGTCTGTTGCACCATCAGGGTGACATTCTGTTATCGACCTTTGCGGGTATCTATCGCTTTTCACCAATCCAGGACAAGTTCATTCCCACCGCACAAGATGGCAAGCTGGCCTTATTGCAAAACCGTGACGTACGGCAGGTGTTAATTGATCAGACCGGGCTGATGTGGGCCGCAACGCGCTATTCCGGGGTCATTAAAGTCTTTCCTCACCCCCCCGCCTTTAAGGCCTGGCATCATTTTTTGGCAGACCAGCAGCTTTCCGGATTATTTAATCAGGTACTGAGTATGACTCAGGCCACTGAAGATGGCGTGTGGCTTGGCACCGGTCGCGGTCTGGTGCATTTTGATGGCCATGGACAATTTACCCCGTTTGCTTCGCCCGAGGAGTTGACGGGCGATTATCGGCTCAGAGTACACCACCTCAACCGGGACACGGATAGCCAGCTCTATGCCGGTACCAATTTTGGGCTGTTTAAAGTTGATGAGCTAAATCGTGTTTTAACGCCCTTTATGCCACCAGGCGTGCGAGAGAGCTCCCCCGTCGACTATATTAATTTTGATACTCATGGATGGCTGTGGTTAATCATTGCCGGTGAACGCAGAGTCACACGCTGGCATCCACCTAGCGGTGAAGTACAGCATTTCTTACCCAATACAGACCCCACTTTTGTGTTGATTGACAGCGATGACCAGGTCTGGGTAGGCAGTGACGGGGATGGCCTGTTTCGCCTGAGCCCGGACTTAACGCAAATACAGCACTATCTGCCCGATAACACCCCCACTAGCCTGGGTGGTCGCCATATTAATCAGGGTATTCAGAGCGGCCGTGACCTGTGGTTTGCCAGCAATAACGGCATTACCCGTTATGCACTCGATCAGGGGCAGTTTCGGCGCTTTAACAATACCACCTCACAAGCCAATTTTGCAGTGAAATCCATTGTTGCTGATGAGCTGGGACTGTTGTGGCTGGCAACCTCTGGCGGCGTATTTCAGCTTGACCCGCTGAGTGGGATCTTTCATCAGTTTACCACCCATGATGGACTGGGTAACAACCACTTCCTGGCACGCTCATTTGTGACCTTTGATGAACAGATCCTGTTTGGCAGCATAGACGGCATTACCGGATTTAACCCGCTTACTGTTTATGTCAACATCTCTGCGCCGCCGATGGTTTTTACTCATGCCGATTTGGATGGCGAACGGCTGGACAAACTCGATACCGGCATTGAGTTTACCCATAGAGACAGAAATCTGGCCGTACATTTTGCAGCGCTGGATTACCATGCGACTGAGGATAATCGCTACCGCTATAAGTTATTGGGACACGATACCGACTGGAGTGCCATCACAGATACGCCCCGTGCCAGCTATCGATCACTGCCACCCGGCAAGTACGTGTTACAAGTATTAGGCAGTAATAATCACGGTGTCTGGAATGACACTCCGATTGGGCTACAGATCATTTCGCTACCAGCTTGGTATGAAACCTTGTGGTTTAAAGTACTGTTACCTGCTGTGCTCATTATCTCGATTGTCACCATAGTGCACATCCGAGAGCGCAGGCTGCGTCTGGCCAGCTTAAAACTGGAACAAAAAGTTGCTCAGCGCACTCAGGACCTGGTGGTACTGGGTGAAGTAGGTAAAGAAGTCGCCGCAACTTACGACATGAAGGTCATTTGTGAAACCATCTATCAGCACTTAAAACAGACTTTACCCTGCGAGTTTTGCGCGGTGGGTATTTATCACCGTGACCAGCAGTCTATTGATTACATCTATGCCGTGCAGGATGATGAGCCGTTTTCAGCGTTGATCAGCAAACTCACCACCAGCCGCGGTGCCGACGTGTACTGTGTCCAAGAAGCCACCCAAGTGTATGCTGCCAGTCCACAGGACTGGCAGAAGCTGGCGCTGAATGCCGCGGACAATCTTAATGGCACTGCCACGCAAAGTGTTTTTTGTGCTCCGCTCGTAGTCGACGGTGAGGTACTGGGCGTGTTTACCCTGCAATTTAACCATCAGCACGCGCTCACTCGGGCACAGCGCGCGATATTACGTGTCGTTGCCAATCACCTCGCTGTGGCTCTGGCCAATTCCTTGTCCTATGGCGAACTCAAAGAAGCGGAACAACGGCTGGAACTGGCAATGTCTGGTGCCAACGCCGGCACCTGGGAGTGGGATATCAGCAGTGGCCAGCTGATCACCAATGAGGTCTGGTCAGAAATGCTCGGCTACCAGTGTGAGGAGCTTGAGCAGCGCTATGGCCCCAGTATTGCCCGCTGGCACCAACTCATTCACCCCGATGATCTGAGTGCCACCGAAGACGCATTACTGGTCCATGCGCGGGGCGACAGCAATACCTTTCGCCATGAAATGCGGATGAAATGTGCCGATGGTAGCTGGAAATGGATCCTCAGCATTGGCCGCAGTGTTGTGGCCAAACATGGCCCAGACGGCAAAGAAGTATTTGGGATCCACATGGATATCAGCGACGCCAAAGCGCTACAGGTAGCCCTGCAAAAAGCCAAAGATAAAGCGGAAAGTGCCACTCAGGCTAAATCTGACTTTTTATCGAATATGTCGCACGAAATCCGCACCCCCATGAACGCCATCATTGGTATGAGTTACCTGGCACTGCAAACGACTTTGAATCGTCAGCAGCGCAACTATGTGGAGAAGATCAATCGCAGTGCAGAGTCACTCCTTGGGATCATCAATGATATTCTCGATTTTTCTAAAATTGAGGCTGGCCGACTCGATATTGAAGCCATCGAGTTTGACCTGGAAGAAACCCTCACTCAGAGCATTGATCTGTTAGCCATCAAAGCCCGGGAAAAAGACATTGAGCTGTGTGTCATGCTGGATCCTGGGATCCCGGCACGCCTGATAGGCGACCCACTGCGGATCTCACAAATATTGTTAAATTTAGGTAGCAATGCCATCAAGTTCACCGATGAAGGTGGTGATGTGATCATTGATGTATCGCCACAGGCAGGCGACAAAGAAACCCTCACACTGGCATTTGCGGTCATAGACACCGGCATTGGTATGACCGAGGAGCAACAGCAAAAACTGTTTAAATCCTTCAGCCAGGCGGATACTTCAACAACCCGTAAATATGGTGGAACCGGTCTGGGGCTCGCCATCTGTAAAAAGCTGGTGGAGCTGATGGGCGGTCAGATCAGCTGCCAGAGTATTGCCGGTGAAGGCAGTACTTTTGCGTTTGAGATTGTAGTGCAACTGTGTGACTGCAACAACGCAACTTTGCCGGCATTGTCCGTGCAGCATGCCATCATTGTCGATGACAATCAGTATGCCGCGGCGACCCTGAAACGCTATCTGCACGCCTTTGAGATCAGCGCAGAGCCTGTCAGCAAAGACTGCCTCAACGAAGATGCAGAAGCTTTGGTGAACGCCCAATTCATTCTGGCAGACAGCCGCTGTGTGGATGCTTTACCCGACCCGCTGCGCGCAAAGCTGCCCATTGTGCTGTTGAATCATAACGGAGATAGCAAAGAAGCCGATGTCAACTATACCCTATCAAAACCAGTTTTCCCCAAGCCGCTTGCCGCCTGCCTGCTCAGTCTGTTCGGCGACACAAGTACCTACGAGCAACACGATACGACCACTGATGAACAGCCCGATTCTGTCGCTGGCGCTCACTTACTGCTGGTAGAGGACAATGACCTAAATCAGGAGCTGGCCATTGCCTTACTGGAAAAAAATGGCATTCGGGTTGATGTCGCTGAACATGGTCAGCTGGCACTGGAAATGCTGCAACAGCGTGATTACGACGGCGTGCTCATGGACTGCCAGATGCCAGTGATGGATGGTTACAGCGCGACCGAAGCTATCCGTCAACAGACCAGATGGCAGGACCTGCCAGTCATTGCTATGACCGCCAGTGTGATGCTCGATAATCGTCAAAAGGCGCTGGAGTGTGGCATGAATGACATCATTGAAAAACCCCTGAATCCACGCAAAATGTTCGCCACACTCGCTCGCTGGATAACCCCAGCACAGCCAACGAATATATCCACCAGCAGCGAACGTCTGCCTTCAGTAAAACCAGATGAACCAGGGAACTTATCGACGATTACCGGGCTGGATACCCAGGCAGGACTCACCATCAGTGAAGGCGACATAGCCCTGTACAAAAAGCTGCTGATGCGTTTTTGTGACAAACAGGCGCAATTCGCACACGCCTTCACCGACGCGCAAGCACAGACAGATGTTGATCCACAGGGACCGATGCGGTGTGCCCATACGCTCAAAGGCAGCGCTGGTAATATTGGGGCAGTCCAGGTCGCACAGCTGGCCGCTGAATTAGAAACCGCCAGTGCCAACAATGCACCTGTACAACCCATATTGGATGAGCTATTGATCAACCTGACGGCACTTATTGATGCAATTAAGCTGTCATTGAATGAGCTGCAAGCCAGTGAACACAGCAGCGAAACAAGTCTCCCAGCAAACGCACATCAGGATATTGATATCGCGGCCTTACTCGCGGAGCTCAAAGGTATGATCAGTGATTCTGATATGGATGCCAGCGACCGGGCTGACACACTGCTCGAGGCGCTCAGCGGGACCCCTCAACAAGCGTTGGCAGAACAACTGTTTACCCAGATTGAGGGTTTTGATTTTGATGGTGCAGATGAGACTTTGACGGCACTGGATCAACAGCTGACAGACTGA